The Anabas testudineus chromosome 5, fAnaTes1.2, whole genome shotgun sequence region CTGCTTGTTGCCTTCAGGTGCTCCTCGAAATTTTTCCCTTTCGATGTTCCCACgtgatttgagttttttttttttttttttttttttttttttctgttaataaaaaatTTTGTTATTACACttaagtatattttatatattttagatCGGTTAAACTTTATTTGCAAAACATTAAACCTAATAAAAGGTGGGAAAAATCGGTGGGTCTACAGTTTATGTTGTACATGAGGTTACATTTAAATATACTATGAGTCAatacacacttaaaaaaataataataaataaatgtttaaacgTAACCTTATATGCTCATAAAACTCACAACACTAGATATTGTATactgtgcatgcacacagtCTATAGTTACTGTAGTGTTTTTGCAGCCTATTCCTATGAAGGCATCAGCAGCTTTGTCTGCTTGGCACAtagttgacctctgacctcttttCCTATCACACCCTCAGCTTTATGAAACATGTTAACAAGTTAAATGgattttttaattacataacAAATTGATAAGACATTTTAGAAActagataaatacatttattttatatagtatGTATTataaacattcatttttttgcACACACGCACTGACAGAAAATATTGTCAAATACTGAATACTTGCATTTAGTTTTAACATCACTGTAAAACGAAAATTTCCCACGGAATCTGCTAAAAATTCAGGTGAATAGTTTTAAAACCCCACCACTAGATGACAGCACAGGCCTCTGGCCATAGATCTAATTACTGTCTACCACCACATTCTCATCATCTGAAGCCAAACATTGTTACTGTGTTCTGAATtgtattttatgatttttgtaTGAATAAGTTTTCAGATGTgcttaatagattttttttatttgagaaaaGTATGCATCCAGAACATTTCCATTTGGTGTAATTACCaggaataaaatacacatgGTCTTTGGTTTGAATGTTAAACCCAACATAAAGTTCATGCAGCTTCAACTTGGACAAGTTATTACAGCGTATTCAGTAAAGGTGTAAAAAGTAGAGATGgtcttaaaaaagaaatcactttatttcaacaagaaataaaaatcacacagcTGCACAATAAACATTATGAAGGTCAAAAATGGAGAATTAAACACTGAGGATATGTGCCTACGTGGTTTTGCATATCAGTGTCCCAGGGAGACTGTCAGAGGTGCCGCAGAATACTGAGATTACAAAAATCAGCAATATAAAAGCCTATGATATCTCAGATGGTGGCACTGGAGTGCCAAGCTTTGgccaaataaaccaaataacTTGAATCGCTGCACAAAGAGACTCGCATAACAAACTAGCAGCTACAACACGTGCAGGTCAGAATCATCATGTGCCAAGAAAAGGAATTTGCTTTTCCTGTGCTGTGACTGAAAAAGTAACCCCTGGGAAAATAAGGAGTAAAAGTTAAGAATGATGTTTATGtctgtgcgcatgtgtgtgtgtgtgtgagagagagagagagagaaagagagacaaacagagagctCTCCTGGGCATGTCACTGCAGCCCTGCGTGGCAGAGATAAGACCACCGCCTACCCAGAAGCCCGTTTCTTGGGAATTACAAAGCTGTCCCCAAAGTCTGCTGgtgacacacacaacaccatCCGTCACCCAGCTACAATGGGCTCACACAACCTCCCAACTGCCCGACAAGACGTTCAAGTGTCAgatcaaactgtttctgtcaaGATACCGTCAACAGAACAggcgtggtgtgtgtgtctgtctttctgtctgtgcttgtgtttacACAGGCTTATGTGACTAACACGGCACAACCACGGACATGCTGCAATGTCCTGTAGGTCtaagtgtatgtctgtgttgcTGTATGACAGCGAGCGGCGGGCCTGTAATTCCTGGCCTCCTCCTTTCATCTTGATAACCTCttatcagagcagagcagcCCACTCACTCAGCGGCAGCAGCCGCGTCCCTGCCCAGCTGTCCACGCTGCCACAGAGACCTCATCTCCCTCTTTCACTCAAGAGTTTCTTTTCTCTAATATTAGCCTCACTCTCTCGCACACACTGCCGTGCTCCCCGTTCCCATGATGTTGCTTTCTTTCAAATTGCTGTGGATTTCCATTTTTCCTGGAAAAATGGCAAGCTGAGGCTCACCCTCCATGCAACATGCGAGAGGCAGGTTACATCCTGTACAATAGCCAGTTTATCACTGAGCGAACTCATGTAGAAAAACACACCTACAGACAATTAAAAGATTCCAGTCCACCTCACTTGCAAACTTTGAACCCAAGGCCTTTTAACACTGGATCTAACATAAGAGAGCAGAACATACCATAACATTTCCCATCATATTTTGATAGATTCAGTGAGCCTTATGCGGGCTGATAATTTCCACATCTGATCTGTTCACTAAAAAACTGAAAGGCTTAAGCACAAGTCTCTACAAAACCTGTGCTGCTATGGGCCCACAGAGGTGGAGATTTCAATATGGTTCTCTGTTTCCTGACGCCATCTGTCCAAATGTTGTGCAGAGTTGTTTCTAATCCGCAGCCCTGCTAACATTCACATTatgctgtgtgtttcttttggaACAGGATGAGAATGCAAACCCATGCGACTGTAGAAAGAGTGGCATGTTACAGTTAGCATGACCTATACATCGATTTGCATCTGCCCTAACTGATGCAGATTATCAGCTTGTCATTACCTTATGAGGATATCATTTCAATTTAACTGCTGCGGCTTCTTAAATGGCAGAAAAAAACCCAgtgttgcaaataaaaaaaggcctCAATTCTTCCCAACTGTTTTCCTCCCCTGATTTCCctgaaaactgtaaatgaacaaagagagaggaaagttGGAGAGCTACTTTGACTATCAAATGACTGGGACAGTGACGGGCTTGTGCGCAACCAGACTGTGCCCAGACCATATCTCTCCCCCATGATTGCAGCTCGTCTCCCAATTTGCATCACTGTGTTCCATTCTAAACTATGCTGGACCACAAAGAAATTGAGtctttgcattttatatttgcTTTGTTCAAATGTCTGTCAAACTCTTCCATGAGTCTTCCATGGGCTCTTTCTTATCAGGGGTTGTATGCACATTTCATTAACAGACAAAATGCAGCCATCTTGCATTGATCATGCAATGACCACTGTGCCTGAAACAGCCGTAAAGCATCCTCTatattatttcttcttcagaCGAACATAAGTCACAGAAATTGAATTTATTCTTCCCCATCTATGAGGGAAGCCTAGCTGATTGATAATGGACTTGGAGTGGTGCAGATATGCTTTGTATATGTGGAGCTTCCTCTGTGGAAATCATTAGAGATACAAACATGTTATCAATACTACACTGCAGAGCACACGGCCATAAAGGAAGAGCAGAGGAACCAAGATTTAAAACTGACACCTTCGCCTTTTGCCCTTACTTCAGGAGACAACAGCCTAATACAGGACAACACTTTTTAAGGAGTACTTCATAGTTATTGGacattcattttacattcagaACTGTAAAAATGTTGCATATGCCCTCATACAAGTTCTTTCTGTCTGGACCAGAGAGGTGtgtctttcaaaaaaaaaaaaaaaagttgtccCCAACCCCTCCCATGGACGGTCTCTCAGCCCTAAACTTTGCCCGTGGTTGGAGGAGTTGTTCTTGTAGCTGTCAGCCCATGCTGAGGTAGAAGGTCCTGCAGTGCCTCACCGCTCACCTCGCTCATCTGTGACGTCCACTCAGGTAGGTGACCCCCACTGCTCTTTGTCTCCTGTTGGTCTTGGATTCTTCAGTGGTCCCCCAGTGTGTAATCAAACTGAACCGGCTGAAAGATTTGTGGCCTGTCAAGGTATATTCCTGCAAACTTGCACTAGTGAGAGTTTAATATTATTGCTTGATTGCTTGTGACATGCAGAGATAGGAGAGGTGAGGACTCTCTGTCGGGTGACGGAGACTCTATTTCCGTGTCAATGTAATGGGAAGTTCCTCCTTAAgcttcaatattttatttaaaagaaaattcaatttaatatttttgtttgcaCATCAACGATAAAAAGTAACTGTAGCAAAAAGTGATCAATTTCAACCAGCTGTTTCTGAGGGTCACATTTTTAGATGTCTTAGGGTCAAATGAATTTGTGTATAATAACCATTCTAACTAATATGTTAGATATCAATGAGTTTTAAGCAcattagcataaaaaaaaaattaaacctcAAGTCCATTTACCGTCATTATGTGAAAGGCAGTTgagtttaaaataattaaataaattaattaaaaataaatgtcatcattGCCACCATTtaatttcctgcttttcttaGTTGTTCTATCATTTTCTCCTATTTCTGTGACTTCTTGTCTCACACTGCTGTATTTTTtgacatttgtcacatttcttGTCTAATAGATTTCTATTAATCAAACGAGATCAGGGTTGCGCTGTATTAGTGGAGCTGGgtatatttagcattttaataaTGTCATCTATCAGATTTTCTCAGACTTTATCAGACACTAtctgcctctctttcctcttctcttccttctaAACATACGTAGTGAAAGTGGCTCTGGGTGTTGGTGCAGTCTTTGGGATAAAACATGCTGTGCTGTCATAGTTTCCTGTAAAGCAGTTAATACGATAGAATtgtctatttttaaatgatggtattagtgaaatgtgttttttttttatgtcttaaaTACATCACTGGACTTCAAATTGCAGTAAATTGCATTTTTAgtaaaaaagttaattaaaatctGAATCCTTAATTGCATTAATTGTATGACACTGTGTCACAAAGGTTTCAGTTCACACTTCCaccttttatatatatatatatatatatatatatatatatatatatatatatctataaaaGAAATTTCAGAGTCCGAGCGTGATGCTGTTTGTCTTCCTTGTATCACTTCTTGAGAGCACGCTGTGTATTTGCATTCTTCTAACTGGCACACCTATAGTAGAAAGGCCACGCTGCATCACTTCATTTATAGACccatgtatttttagtttttactttcagCCACAGTCAAATGAGGATCCTAGAAAAGGAAGTTTGAAGAAGCCTGCTGTCGAGAGATCTTGTCCCTGATAACTTCAAGTTACACTGGTTGTTATAAGCAGCGCAGTGATATGTATCTGCCTCAATCAAAGTTACAATAAATCACATGGCATTTTCTACACTATGCCTTTCCTGGCTGAACAAAAATTTCGATTTGGGCTTTTagttgaataaattaatttaattcatcaATTGTCtggatttttaattattttacttaaaaaaaagcaatgtgTAGTTTTTATATTCACACCGTGTTCTTTTCACAGGctaaatatttttctgtcagCATGGAGGATTCATCGGAGCAGTCCCACTGGGTGTCTCCAGCTCTGCTCGGCCCTGACCCTCTGTCCGGTTTCTCCTCTGAGCCCAGCCTGCTGCCTCcaggagaggagggtgaagcATTCTTCTCCAGCCAGGACACAGACTACTCCGGCCTGCCTTCGTTTTTCTTCAGCCCGAGCCACAGCCGAGCACCATCCACCTACAGACACAGCTCGGGTCAGTGCTCCTACTGACTTTCTCCTGACAAACTTCCACATCCACCCTCTACATCATGATCTAACTTTATCTCCTCTGCTCCTTTCCACAGTTCGACAGGTGTTCACCTCGCCCCAACTCCTCAGTAACCTTCAGCTGCTGGACGGAACAGCGGGCCACTCCCTGAGCTCGCCCTACAACCCCCCAGCCTCCACCTGGAGCAGCAGTCCCCTAACCAAGACCCAGCTTCACACGCACACCCCAACCTCCCTCTATACCACTTCCTCGTTCACCACCTCCAGAGATGGATACTCATCTCCAGGCAGAGAGGGCACAGAGAGCCCTCGGCTTCAGGAGGCCCTGAAGGCCGAGCGCCTGAGTCCGCTGGGGGGTTCAGGGGCCAGCAGCAGCTTTCTGAATCTCACTCCTGCCTCTGGGAGTGTGTACACGCCATCATCTCACTCCCACCCACACATGCTGAGCCCCTACAGCTCTTACATGACTGGGCCACAGGAGTACAGCTCTGCTGCACTCTACTCCAGCCCCGGGGCCTGGATCAGCCCCTCATACTCTCCTAAACTCCGCAATAAAATGAGGATATCCACTCCAGGTGAGAATACAGCTTTAGATTTGCAGCGCTAAAATCTGCAGTGCATAACAGATAGTTTAAGGAAGTGTGAGATTGAAAGTTGGTTGTTAACAAGGTATATTTGATGGCCGTGTGACTATGTCCTTCCCTAGCAGATGGAGCTGCCCAATTGTCATGAAATTATAGATGCtcacatatacaaaaaaatttaagtttctaatttacttttaatttcttaCACCAACATGGAGAAAAAATCAACAGTAGAAGGATTATTAGTTGCAATGGAAAGctccagaaaaaaaagtaattgttGACACTGaattgacattttattattaaaacctttttcagattattatttttttgagtTGATGAGTTTCAAGGAGCTCTGAAACTGTTTtgaaaaaatctgaaatgaagattgaatgaatgaaaagatgtTTAAATAGCATTTTGTAATTAACATTTCGATATACGCAGTAATAactgtttctttattattttgacCAGAGGCCAGAGAATGTGTTAACTGCGGAGCCACAGCGACCCCTTTGTGGCGCCGGGATGGTACAGGCCACTACCTGTGTAATGCCTGTGGACTGTACCACAAGATGAACGGCCAAAACAGACCTCTAATCCGCCCCAAGAAGAGACTGGTACGACACACTacacagcaaacagcaaaccaataaatacaattttgtcCAAACAATTTACAAACCCTGATTATTTCGATCCTGTGTTTCAGATTGTCAGCAAGCGAGCAGGTACACTGTGTGCCAActgtcacacaagcacaacaacACTGTGGAGACGCAACGCCAATGGAGAACCTGTGTGTAACGCCTGTGGACTCTACTTTAAACTGCATAATGTGAGTCATAACATATATAACTGTCCCTAAACCGCTGCCCAGCTCTGTGCATTTTATCCAAAATTCACGAATCTCTCATTCCCCCAGGTGAACCGGCCCCTCACCATGAAGAAGGACGGCATTCAAACACGCAACAGGAAAGTTTCcaacaagaacaagaagagCAAGAAGGCCGCCATGTTGGAGCAGTACTCAGAGGTGACTCAGCCTCCCTCCCTGGACGACAACAGTGGGCCCTTTTCCCTCAGCCCGGGGACTCTCCTGTCTTACAGCCACACGCCACACCTCATCCCCACACCATCCGCCCTGCACCCGTCTGCCTCTTTACCCTACACACACCACCTCAACACCGGCATGGTGCCCACACTGGTGTGAAATCTGAAAACTGGCTTCATTCAGGAATCGTCACACTTGCTCGCTTGTCAAATAATAAGTGTGGATTTGTACATATGTGGTTCTCCACTGGATGTCCTCTGTTTATTTCCACTGTATTATGtttgaaaaaagaataaaacacctTTGGAGATATTAACTTGCTCAGGCCCTAGTTTAAAGTTGATGctgcacatgtaaacacacaagtaCAGGGAATTATTTcaactgtaaatacaaacagaaatctGATTTGACTGCCATATCTGTgcctcttttattattttttaagcaAAATTATATTTTGGTTTTGGGTGTGTGTCAATTTTGTGTTTACCAATAATTGATTGTACGATGTTGAACCTCCAAAGAAATAAAGCGTTTCTGCATTCTGCTggaaggttttattttgaaagtcatTTGAATTCTCACATCATCTGTTCGGCTCAGTGAACTGACCACAGCAAAGATGTCTGTCTGATGTTATTGTACTCCTCTTCTCAGGTATAATAGCCTCTTTGTACAGGCAGCACTCCACTTTGACAGTGTAATTGTACATAGCGGGTATGCAAATCCTCCCCTCTGCAACAGTGACAAACATTTAACTAAAGTGCTGCACTTAAGGCCGGTTTTATATTTAGCCCAGTGCTGCCAGTTAGCAAACAGTTGCGTTCAGGGTTAAACACACTTGGGTTTGTACACTATTTGTTGCTGGTGAAGATTCTTACTCAGCGAGGTGGAGTTATCTGAGGTTATCTTACTCATCGGTGTCCATATCCTCATAaagggggatttttttttcaggtatAAAACTCCCACTCTTATGTCACACATGAACATAGGTCAGAGGCCACAGGCAGGTCTCTCAGTAATGATgactaataaaatgtttcataacATCTGAAGACTCAAAGTGGATGAATTTGGGTCAGGGGCGTTGAATATCCTGAGGTGAACTGTGGGAGCCGTAAACAGATCCTTTGCTATAGCAGCAAAACCAGAATGAAAAAGTATTGAAAAGTCCTGGGTTTCAGTTTTTCCATTATAAATTCCATATAGGAATAATcagctacatttatttgaagtttaaaagtaaaaatctttGTCTTTGAGAAGCAATACGGCCCATTAGTTTGTGCTATTAGAGCTCATTTTAACAGCACGGCACTGGTTGTTAGGTGATCatatggttttgttttgaaaagtaagtaaaagataaatgtagtggagtaaaaaagTGCAtcatacacatttttttttcgTGCAATTCGTGTAGATTTGAGCGATTCttttgttattacatttttagaCCTGCTGGGCTACTGTGATTGTTTATATGCAGGTGAACCAGAAATAACTGTTTCAATTTGATGGCTTAGTAACTGATTAGATTGGACTATTTAGGGAAGGTTTCTTTGACTAAACCTGCCGTCAACAGCAAATTAACCcttaaatgaagaaaaaaacaaacaaacaaaacaacataagaacaacaaagacacatgcaTCTGATACCTTTTtgtcagtgaagacattttcttGAACGTGTCATgcagtaaacacagcacagcgGTACTGTATGGATGTGTAGTGTATATTTTGCGCTGAGCTGCAGGGCTGGGGTTGCTCACTCAGGACTGTGGGATGACTGATAAGCTAtcactgacaccacagaacCCAGACCATCCACCTGCTGCTGGCACCACCACGCTCACACTCCCTGTCAGTTAGTCAGGGAGGTACACCATGCACACTTTAGGTATGAGGACTTGAGGGGAGAACCAgataacacaaagaaatcatGTGTATCATCTGTAGGACAATAAATATTAGCCACACTCTCGATTTACTGCATTTTGTTTGAACAGTTTGGTTTCAAAATCAGTGGGTTAGGTGTTATGCCAGGTTTCATAATCTGTGGACACAAACATAACGCTCCACTGAAGACAAATCTATAAATGATAACTCACTTTGTTGTTTTCGTTTTCGTTTTCGTAGCTGAATCTGTACATGGTCCACTGCAGAGGTATGGGAGAAATAAGACCTTCATTTATGCCTTTTGGTTTCAGCTTTCTGAGCACGGCCCTGTGAACATCTGGGTTCAGAACAAACTCTAACTGATAGCTTTTTCCCAAAGTTGGTTATCAAAGAGTAGAATcggaagagagagagagagagagctggtaATTTCTTGATTTTAATAGCAGAAACTTCCAGTGCATTGATGATGACTTTAATGTAATGGCCTGAAGTGCATTGAGTTTCATTCTGAATCCATTTAATGTGTGCAGCCAAAGTTTACCTTAAATCACACTAAGGCAGAGAAATGTCTGCTAGAATAAGAAGAATCATTAAATGTCATCAtgacacatgcaaaaaaaaaaagtgacatgaTTGTTGATTGTTGACTATTCCATAATTTATACTCTTTTCCTTAACTGTCTCTATCTGCTGTTTATCTGCTGCTGCCGCCAGCTCTGCTCTGGGGAAATGGCAACAAATGACAGGGATAGATTAGTAACCACAGGCCTGCTCCAGTTCACTCATAAGGCCATCCGTTAGTGGTATTTTCTTTCTTgagcttctttctttttccattcagcctttttttttattattcagagCTGTAGAGTGTCCTTGTAGAAACTGTAGAACCATGGAAGCAAGTGATTTCATTATAAGCTCTATTATCTTATCAGTACTTGAGATGGGTGGGTTTACATAGATTAAACCCATCCCTGGATGATACTTGGATGTTGCCTCATTTAGCTTTCTTCAAGGGTAAATAAAGGACCAGATCGTGACAGAACAGCCTGTAAATACTACAGTGTTTTATCCACAGTCAGaaataaattgtaaataaattcaCCTGCCATAGTTTTAAATATAGTAATGACATTTCGAAACATGTAGCACCCTCTAATGGTAGAAACACAGCactgcatcttttttttatttcacaaccGACACAGGATGCAAAACCCCTAACTGCACTTGAGAGATATCAcacataataatgataatgtgtaCATGTGgtgtttatattttacattttcaaactgATGCAGAGTATGATAAACTGAATATGTGCTGAGGATGGAAGATTTATATACTTACCAGGATTTGGAAATATAGACATGTCCGCAACATATTGCAGCTTCTTAGTGATATCAGTATAGTCTAGTCAATAAGATGTACAGTACCCAGTGAAGGTACTGGAATGGCAGTTCAATAGTTTTTGTTGGACACTGAAGAcctttggtttaaaaaaatcaatatgaGATGTATGTTCAGAAGTGCAGCTTTTACTGTATCTCCTAGTATTTACTTGTGGATACAATAAACAACATAGAACGGAAGACATTTTGTGCCAGTAAGTAAGCAAAAGTACTGAACATGACTGGCTGTGGTGTTACTCAGGTCTGTTCTGTGAAACTGATTGTTCAAATAATATCTCTAAATGACTAATCCTGGTTTGAGCCGTGGGATTCAGTGGTGAAGATTACATGTGCTGTTAAAAAGTGTAAATTAACATGAAGACCAGAGAGCCGGCTATGGAACAAAAGTAAACCATCTTGAGTCTGTCAAATCGATGCAATTGCACTGTGCAAAAGTGGGGCCAAGCCAATACAACAATTACAAATggcctaaaaaaataaatgaaacactggTGCAGAGATCAAggcaaacaacaacagacaaacaaaaggtATTATAAGAATGAACTCTg contains the following coding sequences:
- the gata1a gene encoding GATA binding protein 1a → MEDSSEQSHWVSPALLGPDPLSGFSSEPSLLPPGEEGEAFFSSQDTDYSGLPSFFFSPSHSRAPSTYRHSSVRQVFTSPQLLSNLQLLDGTAGHSLSSPYNPPASTWSSSPLTKTQLHTHTPTSLYTTSSFTTSRDGYSSPGREGTESPRLQEALKAERLSPLGGSGASSSFLNLTPASGSVYTPSSHSHPHMLSPYSSYMTGPQEYSSAALYSSPGAWISPSYSPKLRNKMRISTPEARECVNCGATATPLWRRDGTGHYLCNACGLYHKMNGQNRPLIRPKKRLIVSKRAGTLCANCHTSTTTLWRRNANGEPVCNACGLYFKLHNVNRPLTMKKDGIQTRNRKVSNKNKKSKKAAMLEQYSEVTQPPSLDDNSGPFSLSPGTLLSYSHTPHLIPTPSALHPSASLPYTHHLNTGMVPTLV